One Hyphomicrobiales bacterium DNA segment encodes these proteins:
- a CDS encoding HAMP domain-containing protein translates to MAFDASSGSTIGRSRPIAGAGWVRMIAARMGAAFEALRHMRSQYGFKTLTGRILFLNLVVLIVLSASIYYFSKAEAWLITAKREALGSQAEIIAAAITQNRQAPDRSLIYEANLDTAVIERANEEPKDELAEFGFSIRPDEVAPVIQRLVKPTGTRARVYDANGTLVVDSDIVLSGKGIVGDALGAQDDGDTNVAPPSIWTSIRSLFRRNDLRIYRDIGRQNGKAYPEVGVALGGEPTTLMLTNEQGQYILSIATPIKDDGRVQGVLLLSTRDGDLDQLLAAEWWTVARILLLALAVIVAASVVLARTVGRPLRRLADSAERVRNNLRRREDIPDMSHRSDEIGHLAGTLREMTNSLYRRIEASDRFAADVAHELKNPLTSVRSAAESLGRVASEDDRKRLIGTIQADVKRLTRLIDDIANFSRLDRDLSLSELQPVDISKLLDTLAQMFADAAGKQGCHLAIQLSNPGGDANPFWMMAHDSRLAQVFSNLLSNALSFSPPGGTVTVRAVREARHVVVMVEDEGRGIPPENLETVFERFYTDRPEDQGFGNNSGLGLSLSREIVEAHGGRIFAENRPGIGAAASGGARFTVILPAPSAHRSQGARAGGRRN, encoded by the coding sequence CTCTTTCTCAACCTCGTCGTCCTCATCGTCCTCAGTGCCAGCATCTACTACTTCAGCAAGGCGGAGGCCTGGCTCATCACAGCCAAGCGCGAGGCGCTCGGCTCTCAGGCCGAGATCATCGCGGCGGCGATCACGCAAAACCGTCAGGCGCCGGACCGCTCGCTGATCTACGAGGCCAACCTCGATACGGCGGTGATCGAGCGGGCGAATGAGGAACCTAAGGACGAACTCGCGGAGTTCGGCTTCTCCATTCGGCCGGACGAAGTGGCGCCGGTCATCCAGCGGCTCGTGAAGCCGACCGGGACCCGGGCCCGCGTCTACGATGCGAACGGCACGTTGGTGGTCGACAGCGACATCGTTCTCTCCGGAAAGGGGATCGTCGGAGATGCGCTCGGGGCGCAGGACGACGGCGATACGAACGTCGCCCCGCCCAGCATCTGGACCTCGATTCGCTCGCTGTTCCGGCGCAACGATCTGCGCATCTACCGCGATATCGGGCGCCAGAACGGCAAGGCCTATCCGGAGGTGGGCGTTGCGCTCGGCGGTGAGCCGACGACGCTGATGCTGACCAACGAGCAAGGCCAGTACATCCTCAGTATCGCGACACCGATCAAGGACGATGGCCGCGTCCAGGGGGTGCTGCTGCTGTCGACGCGCGACGGTGATCTCGATCAGCTGCTGGCCGCGGAATGGTGGACGGTCGCGCGGATCCTGCTGCTCGCGCTCGCGGTCATCGTGGCGGCGTCGGTGGTGTTGGCGCGCACGGTCGGGCGGCCGCTGCGCCGGCTGGCGGACTCGGCCGAGCGGGTGCGGAACAACCTGCGGCGACGCGAGGACATCCCCGACATGTCGCACCGCAGCGACGAAATTGGCCATCTCGCGGGAACGCTGCGCGAGATGACGAACTCGCTCTATCGGCGGATCGAGGCGAGCGACCGGTTCGCGGCCGATGTGGCTCACGAGCTCAAGAATCCGCTGACATCCGTGCGAAGCGCCGCCGAATCGCTCGGTCGCGTGGCCAGCGAGGACGATCGAAAGCGGCTGATCGGCACCATCCAGGCGGACGTGAAGCGCCTGACCCGGCTGATCGACGACATCGCCAATTTCTCCCGCCTCGACAGGGACCTCTCGCTCTCCGAGCTGCAGCCCGTCGATATCTCGAAACTGCTCGACACGCTCGCGCAAATGTTCGCCGATGCGGCGGGCAAGCAGGGCTGCCACCTCGCCATCCAGCTTTCCAATCCGGGCGGGGACGCCAATCCCTTCTGGATGATGGCGCACGACAGCCGTCTCGCCCAGGTCTTCAGCAACCTCCTCTCCAATGCGCTCTCGTTCTCGCCGCCTGGCGGCACCGTAACGGTGCGGGCGGTACGCGAGGCGCGGCACGTCGTGGTGATGGTCGAGGACGAGGGACGCGGGATTCCTCCGGAGAATCTCGAGACCGTGTTCGAGCGCTTCTACACCGATCGGCCGGAGGATCAGGGCTTCGGCAACAATTCCGGCCTCGGGCTCAGCCTCAGCCGTGAGATCGTGGAAGCGCACGGCGGGCGCATCTTCGCCGAGAATCGGCCGGGTATCGGAGCGGCGGCGAGCGGCGGGGCACGGTTCACGGTCATTCTGCCAGCGCCATCCGCGCACAGGTCACAAGGGGCAAGGGCCGGTGGCCGGCGAAACTAG
- a CDS encoding PTS fructose transporter subunit IIA yields MIGMVIVTHGRLAQEFLAALEHVVGPQPRVATVSIGPDDDMEARRNEILECVRATDEGQGVVLLTDLFGGTPSNLAISLMDVSKVEVVAGVNLPLLVKLATLRRDHSIGEAVAAASDAGRRYISVASEVLAHKQAAGTS; encoded by the coding sequence ATGATCGGAATGGTGATCGTGACGCATGGGCGGCTGGCCCAGGAATTCCTGGCTGCTCTCGAGCACGTCGTCGGGCCGCAGCCGCGCGTTGCGACGGTGTCGATCGGACCGGATGACGACATGGAGGCGCGGCGCAACGAGATCCTCGAGTGTGTGCGCGCGACCGACGAAGGTCAGGGTGTCGTGCTGCTGACGGACCTTTTCGGTGGCACACCGTCGAATCTCGCCATCTCTCTCATGGATGTCAGCAAGGTCGAGGTCGTGGCTGGGGTCAACCTGCCGCTCCTGGTCAAGCTGGCGACACTGCGGCGGGACCACTCGATCGGTGAGGCGGTCGCTGCGGCGAGTGATGCCGGGCGGCGATATATCAGTGTGGCGAGTGAGGTTCTGGCGCACAAGCAGGCGGCCGGCACCTCCTGA
- a CDS encoding HPr family phosphocarrier protein, which yields MPNAKATVQVCNRKGLHARASARFVKCAESFDAVVTVTREGQAVGGTSIMGLMMLAAGPGVRLCLEAEGPDAAAAVAALVDLIENGFGEDRDGLT from the coding sequence GTGCCAAACGCAAAGGCGACAGTGCAGGTCTGCAACCGCAAAGGGCTGCACGCGAGGGCGTCGGCCCGTTTCGTCAAATGCGCCGAAAGCTTCGATGCGGTCGTCACCGTCACGCGCGAGGGGCAGGCCGTCGGCGGAACCTCGATCATGGGGCTGATGATGCTCGCGGCGGGGCCGGGCGTGCGCCTCTGCCTCGAGGCCGAGGGGCCGGATGCGGCGGCGGCCGTCGCCGCGCTAGTCGATCTCATCGAGAACGGATTCGGGGAAGATCGGGACGGCCTCACCTGA
- a CDS encoding VWA domain-containing protein, with protein sequence MNRIVERVVAFFCPSLRQVRDLDVPEAKKSPVTAAAESSFAESFAAARSGSIAIITAGAIIPLVVAVGISIDYGSALRQRAQLQGAVDAAALAAGRAYQVSGSIGEATGAAANHFAKMTTAVVDPTLSRNEVDEANLGMVLEATARVPTSFLAVAGIASIDLRVFAETTLRIGGSNKDVEISLMLDTTGSMGNHGRLHALKDAASDLVRIVVPENQNGFTSRVAIAPFAHAVNVGGLYEAVTGTAPGADTCVVERAGLDAFTDAAPNGASTYFGRYSDTPLRGACGSTAEIVPLTSHRGTLISSINTLRPSGFTAGHLGTAWAWYLLSPEWAGLLPAESRPAEHSPTSVMKIAVLMTDGAYNTWYEGGNGNSNEQALALCTAMKASGITVYTVGFELTDPSAEAIMRDCASAANYAYLANDADALRQAFRDIAFKVAELRLTR encoded by the coding sequence ATGAACCGGATTGTCGAACGAGTTGTCGCATTCTTCTGTCCGAGCCTTCGCCAGGTGCGTGACCTCGATGTGCCGGAGGCGAAGAAATCGCCGGTCACTGCGGCCGCCGAGAGTTCATTTGCAGAGAGCTTTGCGGCCGCGCGTTCCGGCTCGATTGCCATCATCACGGCCGGTGCCATCATCCCCCTGGTCGTCGCCGTCGGCATCTCCATCGACTACGGCAGCGCCCTGCGTCAGCGGGCCCAGCTCCAGGGCGCCGTCGATGCCGCCGCGCTCGCCGCCGGGCGGGCCTACCAGGTGTCCGGCTCGATCGGTGAGGCCACGGGAGCGGCCGCGAACCATTTCGCCAAGATGACGACCGCGGTCGTCGACCCGACGCTATCCCGCAACGAGGTCGACGAGGCCAACCTCGGCATGGTGCTGGAGGCGACCGCACGCGTGCCGACGTCCTTCCTGGCGGTCGCCGGCATCGCCTCGATCGACCTTCGCGTCTTCGCCGAGACGACACTGCGCATCGGCGGCTCGAACAAGGACGTCGAGATCTCGCTCATGCTCGACACGACCGGCTCGATGGGAAACCACGGTCGCCTCCACGCCCTCAAGGACGCCGCCAGCGACCTCGTGCGGATCGTCGTGCCGGAGAACCAGAACGGCTTCACCTCGCGCGTTGCGATCGCCCCCTTTGCTCATGCCGTGAACGTCGGTGGCCTCTATGAGGCTGTGACGGGCACGGCGCCCGGGGCCGACACCTGCGTCGTCGAACGGGCCGGCCTCGACGCCTTCACGGACGCGGCCCCCAACGGTGCCTCGACCTATTTCGGGCGGTATTCCGACACCCCCCTGCGCGGCGCCTGTGGCAGCACCGCCGAGATCGTGCCCCTCACGTCGCACCGCGGCACGCTGATCTCCAGCATCAACACGCTGCGACCGAGCGGCTTCACCGCCGGCCACCTCGGCACCGCCTGGGCCTGGTATCTGCTGTCGCCGGAGTGGGCCGGGCTCCTGCCCGCCGAAAGCCGGCCCGCCGAACACTCTCCCACGAGTGTCATGAAGATCGCCGTGCTCATGACCGATGGCGCGTACAATACCTGGTACGAGGGCGGGAATGGCAACTCCAACGAGCAGGCACTGGCGCTCTGCACGGCGATGAAGGCCTCGGGCATCACCGTCTACACGGTCGGTTTCGAGCTGACCGATCCCTCCGCCGAGGCGATCATGCGCGACTGTGCCAGCGCCGCCAACTACGCCTATCTCGCCAATGACGCAGACGCCCTTCGCCAGGCCTTCCGCGACATCGCCTTCAAGGTCGCCGAGCTGCGCCTCACCCGCTGA
- a CDS encoding adenosylhomocysteinase, which translates to MHETDSYCVADIGLAGYGRKELDIAETEMPGLMACRAEFGPSQPLKGARISGSLHMTIQTGVLIETLIALGADVRWASCNIFSTQDHAAAAIAAAGVPVFAHKGETLEEYWTYTDKIFHWPDGKPTNMILDDGGDATMYILLGARAEEGEDVLSNPGSEEEEVLFAQIRKRMAASPGWFVRQRHAIRGVTEETTTGVNRLYQLMEKGRLPFPAINVNDSVTKSKFDNKYGCKESLVDGIRRGTDVMMAGKVAVVCGYGDVGKGSAASLRGAGARVKVTEIDPICALQAAMDGFEVVTLEDAVPSADIIITATGNKDVVTVEHMRKLKDMAIVGNIGHFDNEIQVAALKNFKWTNVKPQVDLVEFPDGKRMILLSEGRLLNLGNATGHPSFVMSASFTNQVLAQIELFSKGEQYENRVYVLPKHLDEKVARLHLEKLGVRLTQLSPQQAGYIGVPSEGPFKPEHYRY; encoded by the coding sequence ATGCACGAGACCGATAGCTACTGCGTGGCGGACATCGGCCTGGCCGGCTACGGGCGCAAGGAACTCGACATCGCCGAAACCGAGATGCCCGGGCTCATGGCCTGCCGGGCCGAGTTCGGTCCGAGCCAACCGCTCAAGGGTGCGCGGATCTCCGGCTCCCTCCACATGACCATCCAGACCGGTGTGCTCATCGAGACGCTGATCGCGCTCGGTGCCGACGTGCGCTGGGCTTCCTGCAACATCTTCTCGACCCAGGACCACGCGGCGGCGGCGATCGCGGCCGCCGGTGTGCCGGTGTTCGCCCACAAGGGTGAGACCCTCGAGGAGTACTGGACCTACACGGACAAGATCTTCCACTGGCCGGACGGCAAGCCGACCAACATGATCCTGGACGATGGCGGCGACGCCACCATGTACATTCTTCTCGGTGCGCGCGCGGAGGAGGGCGAGGACGTGCTCTCCAATCCGGGCTCGGAGGAGGAGGAGGTGCTGTTCGCGCAGATCCGCAAGCGCATGGCCGCCTCGCCGGGCTGGTTCGTGCGCCAGCGTCACGCGATCCGGGGTGTCACCGAGGAGACCACGACCGGCGTCAACCGCCTCTACCAGCTGATGGAGAAGGGGCGCCTGCCGTTCCCGGCGATCAACGTCAACGACAGCGTCACCAAGTCGAAGTTCGACAACAAGTACGGCTGCAAGGAGAGCCTGGTCGACGGCATCCGCCGTGGCACCGACGTCATGATGGCCGGCAAGGTGGCCGTGGTTTGCGGTTACGGCGACGTCGGCAAGGGCTCGGCGGCCTCGCTTCGCGGCGCCGGTGCTCGCGTCAAGGTGACCGAGATCGACCCGATCTGTGCGCTCCAGGCGGCGATGGACGGCTTCGAGGTGGTGACGCTCGAGGACGCGGTGCCGTCCGCCGACATCATAATCACCGCGACCGGCAACAAGGACGTCGTCACCGTCGAGCACATGCGCAAGCTCAAGGACATGGCGATCGTCGGAAACATCGGGCATTTCGACAACGAGATCCAGGTCGCGGCGCTCAAGAACTTCAAATGGACCAACGTCAAGCCGCAGGTGGATCTCGTCGAGTTCCCGGACGGCAAGCGCATGATCCTGCTTTCGGAAGGGCGCCTGCTCAATCTCGGCAACGCGACCGGTCATCCGAGCTTCGTCATGTCGGCAAGCTTCACCAACCAAGTGCTGGCGCAGATCGAACTCTTCTCGAAGGGCGAGCAATACGAGAACCGCGTCTACGTGCTGCCCAAGCACCTCGACGAGAAGGTCGCGCGGTTGCACCTCGAGAAGCTCGGCGTGCGGCTGACGCAGCTTTCCCCGCAGCAGGCCGGTTACATCGGTGTGCCGAGCGAAGGGCCGTTCAAGCCCGAGCACTATCGCTACTGA
- a CDS encoding PAS domain-containing protein, protein MASNDSSRHQSGLLSNMAGLLIASLACIAILTVAVAGVGRGGTVHGVREIVIVSVLVGAFGFVAAAVIILFRAVRDARRFEQQAASEVGELRLKLAAAEAALTIEPETVVAWDAAGVPRLIVAALRGVPRTLNGVLVFRDWLGEDDARRLREGLDRLFQTGEPFVLNAITRSRTNVEIGARPLPGRVVLRIRAPRAGEETPSALPAVGSTDGKEVEGHRALLDSIPSLAWFVDRDGRLTWANAAYCRTVEVGTFEEAVERQTMVLDGRQRARIVEAVRHAGGHVHTERLRLTDRGERRTFEVVAVPMGEELSFFATDVSVQQSAEDELSRLSAAHDRTLDRVATGVSIFGPNQRLAFFNAAYVELWRLEQDWLLSHPREGEVLDRLRERGLLPVEVEADYRSWKSRILAAARGNEGTEDWWHLHDGRTIHVMAEQRPDGGTTYLFDDVTERLSLESRYNELIGVQRETLDNLQEGVAAFATDGRLRVYNPSFARIWQLARGELEIGPHVDGLVKRLAGLYDDHRVWDEIKRSVTDISDARQQIDGTMTRSDGVVLSYACLPLPDGATLVTFLDITDRKRVEMALIERNEALEAADRLKSAFISHVSYELRTPLTNIIGFSELLASPRVGALNDKQREYLGDIHASSNALQTIINDILDLATIDAGTFDLKLAAVQPRAVIDAALAAVQDRLARAKMNLSVELDPAAPSFIADGNRVAHVLYNLLSNAIGFSEVGQSITVRCMTAGDRIVFEVADRGCGIADEHLDSVFERFESRRRRGKHRGAGLGLAIVKSLVELHGGQVELTSKVGVGTTVRVSLPIAGPQRDEDEQTAAPVSAA, encoded by the coding sequence ATGGCATCGAACGACAGCTCGCGACACCAGTCCGGGCTTCTCAGCAATATGGCCGGCCTGTTGATCGCCAGCCTCGCCTGCATTGCGATCCTCACGGTCGCGGTGGCGGGTGTGGGGCGCGGCGGCACAGTGCATGGCGTGCGCGAAATCGTCATCGTCTCGGTGCTCGTCGGTGCTTTCGGGTTCGTGGCGGCGGCCGTGATCATCCTCTTTCGGGCTGTGCGAGACGCCCGGCGATTCGAGCAGCAGGCGGCTTCCGAGGTCGGCGAACTGCGCCTCAAGCTCGCCGCTGCCGAGGCCGCGCTGACGATCGAGCCGGAAACCGTGGTCGCCTGGGATGCCGCGGGCGTGCCGCGTCTCATCGTCGCGGCGCTTCGTGGCGTGCCGCGCACCCTCAACGGAGTTCTGGTTTTCCGTGACTGGCTCGGCGAGGACGATGCCCGGCGTTTGCGGGAAGGCTTGGACCGGCTGTTCCAGACGGGCGAGCCCTTCGTGCTCAACGCCATCACTCGGAGCCGGACGAACGTCGAAATCGGCGCGCGACCACTGCCGGGTCGGGTCGTGTTGCGGATCCGGGCGCCGAGGGCCGGCGAGGAGACGCCGAGTGCGCTCCCGGCCGTTGGGAGCACGGACGGCAAGGAGGTCGAGGGCCATCGCGCGCTCCTCGATTCGATCCCTTCGCTCGCCTGGTTCGTCGATCGCGATGGCAGGCTCACGTGGGCCAATGCCGCATATTGCCGCACGGTCGAGGTCGGCACTTTCGAGGAGGCGGTCGAACGCCAGACCATGGTGCTCGACGGGCGCCAGCGGGCGCGGATCGTGGAGGCGGTACGCCATGCCGGCGGCCACGTGCACACCGAGCGCCTGCGGCTGACCGACCGCGGCGAGCGGCGCACCTTCGAGGTGGTCGCCGTGCCGATGGGCGAGGAGCTCTCCTTCTTTGCGACCGACGTCAGCGTGCAGCAGAGCGCCGAGGACGAGTTGTCGCGACTCTCGGCGGCGCACGACCGCACGCTCGACAGGGTTGCGACGGGGGTTTCGATCTTCGGCCCCAACCAGCGCCTCGCCTTCTTCAATGCCGCCTACGTCGAACTCTGGCGGCTGGAGCAGGACTGGCTGCTCTCGCATCCGCGCGAGGGGGAGGTGCTGGACCGGCTGCGCGAGCGCGGCCTGCTGCCGGTGGAGGTCGAAGCCGACTATCGGAGCTGGAAGTCGCGGATTCTCGCCGCCGCGCGCGGCAACGAGGGGACCGAGGACTGGTGGCACCTGCACGACGGGCGCACCATTCACGTGATGGCCGAGCAGCGTCCCGACGGTGGCACGACGTACCTGTTCGATGACGTCACGGAGCGGCTGTCGCTCGAGAGCCGTTACAACGAGCTGATCGGTGTGCAGCGCGAGACGCTGGACAACCTCCAGGAGGGTGTCGCGGCGTTCGCGACGGACGGGCGGCTGCGTGTCTACAACCCGTCGTTCGCGCGCATCTGGCAGCTGGCGCGCGGGGAACTCGAAATCGGGCCGCATGTCGATGGGCTGGTCAAGCGCCTCGCCGGTCTCTACGACGACCACCGCGTCTGGGACGAGATCAAGCGCTCGGTGACCGACATCTCCGATGCGCGCCAGCAGATCGACGGCACGATGACCCGTTCCGATGGCGTCGTGCTTTCCTATGCGTGCCTGCCGCTGCCGGACGGGGCAACGCTCGTCACGTTCCTCGACATCACCGATCGCAAGCGCGTCGAGATGGCTCTGATCGAGCGCAACGAGGCGCTCGAGGCCGCCGACCGGCTCAAGAGCGCCTTCATCTCGCACGTGTCGTATGAGCTGCGCACGCCGCTGACCAACATCATCGGCTTTTCGGAACTGTTGGCGAGCCCCCGTGTCGGGGCGCTCAACGACAAGCAGCGCGAGTATCTCGGCGATATCCACGCCTCCTCGAACGCGTTGCAGACGATCATCAACGATATCCTCGACCTCGCCACCATCGACGCCGGGACCTTCGACCTGAAGCTCGCGGCCGTGCAGCCGCGCGCCGTCATCGATGCCGCGCTCGCGGCCGTGCAGGATCGCCTCGCGCGCGCCAAGATGAACCTCTCGGTGGAACTCGATCCAGCGGCCCCATCGTTCATTGCCGACGGCAACCGGGTCGCGCACGTGCTCTACAACCTGCTGTCCAACGCGATCGGCTTTTCCGAGGTCGGCCAGAGCATCACCGTGCGGTGCATGACTGCTGGTGACAGGATCGTCTTCGAGGTGGCCGATCGCGGTTGTGGCATCGCCGACGAGCATCTCGACAGCGTCTTCGAGCGCTTCGAAAGCCGGCGTCGGCGCGGCAAGCATCGTGGCGCGGGGCTCGGTCTCGCCATTGTCAAGAGCCTCGTCGAACTGCATGGCGGGCAGGTGGAACTCACCTCCAAGGTCGGGGTGGGCACGACGGTGCGTGTTTCGTTGCCGATCGCCGGACCGCAGCGCGACGAGGACGAGCAGACCGCGGCACCGGTCAGCGCAGCCTGA
- the tsaE gene encoding tRNA (adenosine(37)-N6)-threonylcarbamoyltransferase complex ATPase subunit type 1 TsaE, producing the protein MGSGETGRETWRLDGVDETGVARLAELVALLARVGDLILLEGELGAGKTTFARWLVRAAVGDRSLDVASPSFPLVLGYSAARFQIDHFDLYRLENADARALAETGLEDALGRGLVLIEWPERAAHMLAGHEPTLTVRLVATPDGENLRSVMFVAGAGWRARLERARLVHGFLARHGYGGHRIDYLQGDASPRGYGRLSVDGASVILMNAPRQPDGPPLAGGRTYSAIAHLAEDVRPFVAIAMELRRQGVAAPEILAGDLDAGLLVIEDFGDRVLGREIAAGADIAALYRPAVELLARLAGVRAPARITFAGEAMGSDGPVEVVIPDYDEGALLAEVDLLCEWYWRLVTGAPAPVDKREEFSAIWRRALRPVLGGESWVLRDYHSPNLVLLDDRRGAPRIGVLDFQDALRGSPAYDLVSLTQDARLDVPGDVEEMLLQDYRRERLRLGHDFDWEEFRRQHAILGAQRATKILGIFARLALRDAKPQYLAHLPRIWRYLLRNLGCSRLGELSTWYDRELAVAARGTGNITQTDPAANYGGLPPGPSTRGGE; encoded by the coding sequence ATGGGCAGTGGTGAAACTGGCCGGGAGACTTGGCGCCTCGACGGCGTGGACGAAACGGGCGTGGCGCGACTTGCCGAACTCGTGGCGCTCCTTGCCCGCGTCGGCGATCTCATCCTGCTCGAGGGCGAGCTCGGGGCCGGCAAAACCACGTTCGCGCGCTGGTTGGTGCGGGCGGCGGTCGGTGATCGCTCGCTCGATGTCGCCAGCCCGAGCTTTCCGCTTGTGCTCGGATATTCGGCGGCGCGATTTCAGATCGACCACTTCGACCTCTACAGGCTGGAAAACGCCGATGCCCGGGCGTTGGCCGAGACCGGGCTCGAGGACGCCCTCGGGCGCGGCCTTGTGCTGATCGAATGGCCCGAGCGCGCCGCGCACATGCTTGCCGGCCACGAGCCGACACTGACGGTGCGGCTCGTTGCCACGCCCGACGGGGAGAATCTCCGCTCCGTGATGTTCGTTGCGGGCGCGGGCTGGCGGGCGCGGTTGGAGCGCGCGCGGCTCGTCCATGGTTTTCTGGCGCGCCACGGCTATGGCGGGCACCGGATCGACTATCTACAGGGGGACGCCTCGCCGCGCGGTTACGGCCGGCTGTCGGTGGATGGCGCCAGCGTCATCCTGATGAACGCGCCGCGCCAGCCGGACGGCCCGCCGCTCGCGGGCGGGCGAACTTACAGCGCCATCGCGCACTTGGCGGAGGACGTCCGGCCGTTCGTTGCGATCGCCATGGAATTGCGGCGGCAGGGCGTCGCGGCCCCGGAGATCCTCGCAGGCGATCTCGATGCGGGCCTGCTGGTGATCGAGGATTTCGGCGACCGCGTGCTGGGCCGCGAAATCGCCGCAGGGGCGGATATCGCGGCGCTTTATCGTCCGGCCGTCGAGCTGCTGGCGCGTCTCGCCGGCGTGCGCGCGCCGGCCCGGATCACCTTCGCGGGTGAGGCCATGGGGAGCGACGGGCCGGTGGAGGTGGTGATCCCCGACTACGACGAAGGGGCGCTCCTGGCCGAGGTCGATCTCCTTTGCGAATGGTATTGGCGCCTCGTCACCGGCGCACCGGCACCGGTCGACAAGAGGGAGGAATTCTCGGCGATCTGGCGGCGGGCGCTCCGACCGGTGCTCGGCGGGGAGAGCTGGGTCTTGCGCGATTATCATTCCCCGAACCTCGTCCTGCTCGACGATCGAAGGGGTGCCCCGAGGATCGGCGTTCTGGACTTCCAGGATGCGTTGAGGGGCAGCCCCGCCTACGACCTCGTGTCGCTGACGCAGGATGCACGGCTGGACGTGCCCGGCGACGTCGAGGAGATGCTGCTCCAGGATTACCGGCGCGAGCGCCTCCGCCTCGGCCACGACTTCGACTGGGAGGAATTCCGCCGGCAGCACGCGATTCTCGGGGCGCAGCGCGCGACCAAGATTCTCGGGATTTTCGCCCGGCTGGCGCTGCGGGACGCAAAGCCGCAATATCTCGCGCATCTGCCGCGCATCTGGAGGTATCTGCTGCGCAATCTCGGTTGCTCCCGGCTCGGAGAGCTTTCGACCTGGTACGATCGTGAACTCGCCGTCGCCGCGCGTGGCACAGGAAACATCACGCAGACCGACCCGGCGGCCAACTACGGCGGCCTGCCGCCGGGTCCGTCGACGCGAGGAGGAGAATGA
- a CDS encoding NTP transferase domain-containing protein, with protein MKVGAPIRSAIVLSAGLGTRMRPLTDRMPKPLVPVLGRALVDRIIDRLAAAGIERVVVNVHYMADMLEAHVRGRSDVEVVISSERDELLDTGGGVAAALDLLGEGPFLIHNSDSLWFDGTGPTLARLAESWDGERMDTLLLVAPWALATGFDGRGDFFPEDGGRLRRRGTAERAPLIFAGVSVACRGLFESSGDAAIPQPGARVPFSLNRCWDRALAAGRLFGLEHDGRWFHVGDPQALDECARAIVAAGLDQPGRDGR; from the coding sequence ATGAAAGTGGGCGCTCCGATTCGTTCGGCCATCGTGCTCTCGGCTGGCCTCGGCACGCGAATGCGCCCGCTCACCGACCGGATGCCGAAACCGCTGGTTCCGGTTCTCGGGCGCGCGCTCGTCGACCGGATCATCGATCGGCTCGCGGCGGCGGGCATCGAGCGCGTCGTCGTCAACGTCCACTACATGGCCGACATGCTGGAGGCGCACGTGCGCGGGCGGAGCGACGTCGAGGTCGTGATCTCGAGCGAACGGGACGAGTTGCTCGACACCGGTGGAGGTGTCGCCGCGGCCCTCGATCTTCTCGGCGAGGGGCCGTTCCTCATCCACAACTCGGATTCGCTCTGGTTCGACGGGACCGGCCCGACCCTCGCCCGTCTTGCGGAGTCTTGGGACGGCGAACGTATGGATACGCTGCTGCTCGTCGCGCCATGGGCACTGGCGACCGGATTCGACGGACGAGGAGACTTTTTTCCGGAGGACGGCGGGCGCCTGCGACGACGGGGGACGGCCGAGCGCGCGCCGCTCATCTTCGCTGGCGTCTCCGTCGCCTGCCGCGGGCTTTTCGAGAGTTCGGGGGATGCCGCGATCCCGCAGCCCGGCGCGCGCGTGCCGTTCTCTCTCAACCGCTGCTGGGACCGCGCGCTCGCGGCCGGGCGTCTTTTCGGTCTCGAACATGACGGGCGGTGGTTCCACGTCGGCGATCCGCAGGCGCTCGACGAGTGCGCGCGCGCCATCGTTGCGGCCGGCCTCGACCAGCCCGGCCGGGACGGTCGCTGA